In Planctomycetaceae bacterium, a single genomic region encodes these proteins:
- the hypE gene encoding hydrogenase expression/formation protein HypE, translated as MTVPAWQLNCPAAIDGNSDRITLAHGEGARLTRRLIDRHIRRRFRNDSLDCLPDAAHVTSPSGRIAVTTDSFVVSPLFFPGGDIGSLAVHGTVNDLAVSGALPKWITLSMILEEGLPMAVLERILDSVAAAAGECRVDVVAGDTKVVPRGAADGIFLTTTGIGELIDPVPIGPSSIQEGDVVLVSGPIGRHGVSVLCAREELSFSPPPESDSAPLTDAVERLRTSAGSGVRTIRDATRGGVSAVLHEWSAACGLTFRLNEAQIPVTSDVRAVCELLGLDPLHIACEGTLVAAVAPEAATAAVESLRTLSVSKEAAVVGTVGPKSICPVTIQRSLGREQPVDEPSGSPLPRIC; from the coding sequence GTGACAGTTCCCGCCTGGCAACTGAACTGCCCCGCTGCCATCGACGGCAACAGTGACCGAATCACGCTGGCTCACGGTGAAGGAGCCCGGCTGACTCGCCGCCTGATCGATCGGCACATTCGACGGAGGTTTCGAAACGACAGCCTCGACTGTCTTCCGGACGCCGCTCACGTGACATCGCCGAGTGGCCGCATCGCTGTGACAACGGACAGCTTTGTGGTTTCGCCGCTGTTCTTTCCCGGTGGCGACATTGGTTCGCTGGCGGTTCATGGCACGGTCAATGATCTGGCGGTATCGGGAGCGCTCCCGAAATGGATCACGCTGTCGATGATTCTGGAAGAGGGACTTCCGATGGCGGTGCTGGAACGAATCCTTGACAGCGTCGCCGCCGCTGCGGGCGAATGTCGGGTAGACGTCGTCGCGGGAGACACCAAAGTCGTGCCTCGCGGAGCCGCTGACGGCATTTTTCTGACAACGACCGGGATCGGGGAACTTATCGACCCGGTTCCCATCGGCCCGTCGTCAATTCAGGAAGGAGATGTCGTTCTGGTGTCCGGCCCGATCGGTCGCCACGGCGTTTCTGTGCTGTGTGCTCGCGAAGAACTTTCGTTTTCGCCGCCGCCGGAATCCGATTCTGCGCCACTGACGGATGCTGTTGAACGGTTGAGAACTTCGGCCGGTTCCGGTGTGCGAACGATCCGCGATGCCACTCGCGGCGGCGTTTCCGCCGTTCTGCACGAATGGTCCGCGGCCTGTGGGCTGACGTTTCGCCTGAACGAAGCTCAGATCCCGGTGACGTCGGACGTTCGAGCCGTGTGTGAACTCCTGGGTCTGGACCCGCTGCACATCGCCTGCGAAGGCACGCTGGTCGCGGCTGTTGCACCCGAAGCTGCTACCGCTGCCGTCGAGTCGCTGCGAACGCTTTCCGTTTCGAAGGAAGCTGCGGTCGTTGGCACCGTCGGGCCGAAATCCATCTGTCCGGTGACCATCCAGCGTTCTCTGGGCCGCGAACAGCCGGTGGACGAACCTTCAGGATCACCGCTGCCTCGGATCTGCTAA
- the hypD gene encoding hydrogenase formation protein HypD: MKFVDEFRDTAAALPLVRQIRRIATRPWVLMEVCGGQTHSLLRHGIEEELRDVVELIHGPGCPVCVTPAEDIDLAQRLAVREDVVIASFGDMLRVPGSRSSLLDVRASGGNVRIVYSPLDAVTLAERNPAQQVVFFGVGFETTAPATALAALQARELGLKNFSLLVSHVRVQPAMEALVESPGNRVQGFLAAGHVCTITGFHSYNDFAHRYQVPVVVTGFEPVDLLEGIRDCVQQLESGRTEVSNQYSRTVQRGGNEVAQNVLDRVYRVSDCPWRGFGVIRQGGLRLRPEFEMFDARLRFAEETVMTDLPILADDRCPAADVLSGKLKPPECPHFGTRCSPDSPLGAPMVSSEGACAAYFRYGIGAAPHVEKVVV, translated from the coding sequence ATGAAGTTCGTTGACGAATTCCGCGACACGGCCGCCGCCCTGCCACTCGTGCGACAGATTCGGCGGATTGCGACACGACCGTGGGTGCTGATGGAAGTCTGCGGCGGGCAGACTCACAGCCTGTTGCGGCACGGCATCGAAGAAGAACTGCGGGACGTTGTCGAACTGATTCACGGCCCCGGTTGTCCGGTGTGTGTGACTCCGGCGGAAGACATCGATCTGGCGCAGCGGCTGGCGGTTCGGGAAGATGTCGTCATTGCCAGTTTCGGCGATATGCTGCGAGTTCCCGGCAGCCGGAGTTCGCTGCTTGACGTCCGGGCTTCCGGAGGCAACGTGCGCATCGTGTATTCTCCGCTGGACGCGGTGACGCTGGCTGAGCGAAATCCGGCGCAGCAGGTCGTCTTCTTCGGCGTGGGTTTTGAAACGACGGCTCCTGCCACAGCGCTTGCCGCGCTGCAGGCGCGGGAACTGGGATTAAAGAACTTCTCGCTGCTGGTGTCACACGTGCGAGTGCAGCCGGCGATGGAAGCGCTGGTGGAATCGCCTGGCAATCGAGTGCAGGGGTTTCTCGCCGCTGGCCACGTCTGCACGATCACGGGATTCCATTCGTACAACGACTTTGCGCATCGGTATCAGGTTCCCGTGGTTGTCACGGGGTTCGAACCGGTCGACTTACTCGAAGGCATCCGCGACTGCGTTCAGCAACTCGAATCCGGCCGCACGGAAGTGAGCAATCAGTATTCCCGCACCGTTCAGCGCGGTGGTAACGAGGTTGCTCAAAACGTGCTGGATCGCGTCTATCGGGTTTCCGACTGCCCGTGGCGAGGCTTTGGTGTGATTCGTCAAGGAGGATTGCGGCTGCGTCCCGAATTCGAAATGTTCGACGCACGATTACGATTCGCGGAGGAGACCGTCATGACAGATCTGCCGATCCTGGCCGATGATCGCTGCCCGGCGGCCGACGTTCTTTCGGGAAAGCTGAAACCGCCGGAATGCCCGCACTTCGGCACACGCTGTAGTCCGGATTCACCGCTTGGAGCGCCCATGGTGTCGTCGGAAGGAGCCTGTGCGGCGTACTTCCGCTACGGCATTGGCGCGGCGCCGCACGTTGAAAAGGTCGTCGTGTGA
- a CDS encoding HypC/HybG/HupF family hydrogenase formation chaperone, whose product MCLGVPGRVANWIDHDPVFGRAEIEFEGVRRVCHMACVPDAKVGEYVVVHAGIAISRIDPVEAQRVLEELTQLGVTEDFVGEASS is encoded by the coding sequence ATGTGTTTAGGCGTTCCCGGCAGAGTCGCAAACTGGATTGACCACGACCCCGTCTTCGGCCGCGCGGAAATTGAATTTGAAGGAGTTCGCCGCGTTTGCCACATGGCATGCGTTCCGGACGCAAAGGTTGGCGAATACGTGGTGGTTCACGCGGGAATCGCCATCAGCCGAATTGATCCGGTCGAAGCTCAGCGCGTCCTGGAGGAACTCACGCAACTCGGTGTGACCGAGGACTTCGTGGGCGAGGCGTCATCATGA
- the hypF gene encoding carbamoyltransferase HypF — protein MPISLIDTNEKHAARFLLQGHVQGIGVRPAVARLAERLGLNGAVANSSRGVEIIVEGEAARVDEFAEGLTGALPECATVSNLSRSGIPFRGVSGFHIERAAAADKPGTAVPRDLCVCDACLREVAESGNRRHGYVFTSCTNCGPRYSIIQAMPYERSETTMHHFTLCGHCWKEDVDSTDRRFHAQTNACPSCGPNVVLTDSGDGSPAHGNDAIAAAIGRLRRGEILAIKGIGGYQLLCDASNAAAIVRLRDVKRRPAKPLAVMPHASDIHGLTNDECSEFESSRNPIVLVRASCVSGLASSVSPGLDSVGILNPTTPLHWMLLNGFGRSLIVTSGNSDGEPLAFDNTNADTALREIADSFLHHNRTIARPIDDSVVRCIAGRSVTIRAGRGIAPLPLDLQSDRQILALGGHQKAAVALCNGSQSILGPHFGDLDSIATRTRFVEQTQSLLKLYGVEPEVVVHDLHPEYFTTRAAEEQHAPTIAVQHHHAHVVAGMLEHGWLDRTVLGIAFDGTGFGPDGSIWGGEFLLTTAEFFSRVASLRPFPLIGGEHAIREPWRVALALLTESIGTANAVRSLRQFVDPHRLEPHPPVQTTRHAAKCTSMGRLFDGVAAVVLKISDSSFEGHAAMLLEAACDQSTDGEYSFRLDDTGAHLQLDWRPLIAQVVSDNASGVRPGTMAMKFHRAVASGVAAVVSRFQDVPVIVGGGCFQNKILTELIHERLASHPLPVGLPGNIPPNDGGLAAGQLAVAAARLNAATVNRRSGPCV, from the coding sequence ATGCCGATTTCGCTCATCGACACGAATGAAAAACACGCCGCGCGGTTCCTGCTGCAGGGACACGTGCAGGGCATCGGTGTGCGCCCCGCGGTGGCTCGGCTGGCGGAGCGACTGGGGCTGAACGGGGCCGTCGCCAACAGCAGTCGCGGCGTCGAAATCATCGTCGAAGGCGAAGCTGCCCGCGTTGACGAGTTCGCCGAAGGACTGACCGGCGCGCTTCCCGAATGCGCGACGGTCAGCAACCTGTCGCGGTCCGGGATTCCGTTCCGCGGTGTCAGCGGTTTTCACATCGAACGTGCGGCCGCGGCCGATAAGCCAGGCACCGCTGTTCCGCGCGACCTGTGCGTCTGCGATGCGTGCCTGCGGGAAGTCGCGGAATCCGGCAATCGTCGGCACGGCTATGTTTTCACAAGCTGCACGAATTGCGGACCGCGGTATTCGATCATCCAGGCAATGCCGTATGAGCGTTCCGAAACGACGATGCATCATTTCACTTTGTGCGGACACTGCTGGAAGGAAGACGTCGATTCGACAGACCGTCGGTTTCATGCTCAGACGAACGCGTGTCCGAGTTGCGGCCCGAACGTCGTACTGACGGACTCCGGCGACGGATCACCTGCGCACGGCAACGATGCGATTGCCGCAGCCATCGGCCGCCTGCGACGCGGTGAGATTCTTGCCATCAAAGGAATTGGCGGATACCAGTTGCTTTGCGACGCCTCAAACGCTGCGGCAATTGTCCGATTGCGCGATGTCAAACGGCGACCGGCAAAACCGCTGGCCGTCATGCCGCACGCGTCGGACATTCACGGATTAACGAACGACGAATGCAGCGAGTTCGAAAGTTCACGCAACCCGATTGTGCTGGTGCGCGCGTCATGCGTTTCGGGCCTGGCGTCAAGTGTGTCACCCGGGCTGGACAGTGTCGGAATCCTGAACCCAACAACGCCTCTTCACTGGATGCTGTTGAACGGTTTCGGGCGTTCGCTGATCGTCACCAGCGGAAATTCAGACGGCGAGCCTCTGGCATTCGACAACACGAACGCCGACACGGCCCTGCGCGAAATCGCCGACAGCTTTCTTCACCACAATCGAACCATTGCCCGGCCGATCGACGACAGCGTCGTGCGCTGCATCGCCGGTCGATCCGTGACGATTCGCGCAGGTCGCGGCATTGCACCGTTGCCGCTGGACCTGCAAAGTGATCGACAGATTCTGGCACTCGGCGGACACCAGAAAGCTGCCGTCGCGCTGTGCAACGGGTCGCAGAGTATTCTCGGGCCGCACTTCGGAGACCTCGATTCGATCGCCACCAGAACGCGCTTTGTCGAACAAACTCAGTCACTGTTGAAGCTGTACGGTGTCGAACCGGAAGTCGTTGTCCATGACCTGCACCCGGAGTATTTCACGACTCGTGCTGCCGAGGAACAGCACGCGCCGACGATTGCCGTTCAGCATCATCACGCTCACGTTGTCGCCGGAATGCTGGAACACGGCTGGCTGGATCGAACGGTGCTGGGAATCGCGTTCGATGGAACCGGATTCGGCCCGGACGGTTCCATCTGGGGCGGTGAGTTTCTGCTGACGACTGCGGAATTCTTTTCGCGAGTCGCGTCGCTGCGGCCCTTCCCGCTGATCGGCGGTGAGCATGCCATTCGGGAACCCTGGCGAGTCGCCCTGGCGCTGCTGACGGAATCCATCGGCACTGCGAATGCCGTTCGCAGTCTTCGACAGTTTGTTGACCCGCACCGCCTGGAACCCCATCCGCCGGTGCAGACCACCAGGCACGCAGCGAAGTGCACCAGCATGGGCCGATTGTTCGACGGTGTCGCGGCCGTCGTTCTGAAGATCTCCGACTCGTCATTCGAAGGTCACGCGGCGATGCTGCTGGAAGCCGCCTGTGATCAATCAACAGATGGTGAGTATTCCTTCAGGCTTGATGACACCGGGGCGCATCTGCAGCTCGACTGGCGGCCGCTGATCGCGCAAGTTGTGTCCGACAATGCGTCCGGCGTACGTCCGGGTACAATGGCGATGAAGTTTCATCGAGCTGTCGCGTCGGGCGTTGCCGCTGTGGTGTCGCGTTTTCAGGATGTTCCCGTCATCGTCGGCGGTGGATGTTTCCAGAACAAGATTCTGACCGAACTGATTCATGAGCGTCTGGCGAGCCATCCGCTTCCGGTCGGCCTGCCGGGAAACATTCCTCCCAACGACGGAGGACTCGCGGCCGGTCAGTTGGCGGTTGCCGCCGCCCGGCTCAACGCTGCGACCGTCAACAGAAGGTCCGGCCCATGTGTTTAG